A single region of the Salvia miltiorrhiza cultivar Shanhuang (shh) chromosome 8, IMPLAD_Smil_shh, whole genome shotgun sequence genome encodes:
- the LOC131001410 gene encoding PLAT domain-containing protein 3-like yields the protein MARSLLFLHLLIFLSIFTICRSDDPDCVYTVYVRTGSIIKGGTDSIISLTLYNAQGYGIRINNLEAWGGLMGPGYNYFERGNLDIFSGRGPCLTGPVCSMNLTSDGSGSGHGWYVNYVEVTTTGVHLDCAQQLFTVEQWLATDTSPYELTAIRNKCSSSDDKKRAGDLRLVSVM from the exons ATGGCGCGCAGCCTCCTCTTCCTCCATCTCCTCATCTTCCTCTCCATCTTCACCATCTGCAGATCT GATGATCCGGATTGCGTGTACACGGTTTACGTGAGAACGGGGTCAATCATCAAAGGCGGAACCGATTCCATCATCAGCTTAACTCTGTACAATGCCCAAGGCTACGGGATCCGGATCAACAATCTGGAGGCGTGGGGTGGGCTGATGGGCCCGGGATACAACTACTTCGAGAGGGGGAACCTCGACATCTTCAGCGGCAGAGGCCCGTGCCTGACCGGGCCTGTCTGCTCCATGAACCTCACCTCCGACGGGTCGGGTTCGGGCCACGGCTGGTACGTCAACTACGTCGAGGTCACCACCACTGGGGTCCACCTGGACTGCGCGCAGCAGCTGTTCACCGTCGAGCAGTGGCTCGCCACCGACACGTCCCCTTACGAGCTCACCGCCATCAGGAACAAATGCTCTTCGTCTGATGACAAGAAGCGCGCCGGCGATTTGAGGCTCGTGTCTGTCATGTGA